One genomic window of Monodelphis domestica isolate mMonDom1 chromosome 1, mMonDom1.pri, whole genome shotgun sequence includes the following:
- the LOC130454970 gene encoding proto-oncogene FRAT1-like, which translates to MPCRREEEDDDDDEAAAAGEEGEEDDEEGEGEEEGSFLVLPRSVTVGGSGDVDRLVAQIGEALQLDAAAHGNRPAPQESLAGKQPPPPPPPPPPLRPPVLQLLLPPLPGPAPAPLQSAGPLQCAGSWVSGVGATSHPSPQLLRVSSGPCAPGRTPSRSSAPTPHACKRGFPQSLPGPCRRSWLRGTAASRRLQQQHQHHQYRGQLGLRAGEDDPHQLLQQLVLSGNLIKEAVRRIHSRRSRRYLRARTPIPPAAARPPPLPVAGPEVDAEGTLSPCCPRRPACSNPEGLRRRLAHGLADGILVPSS; encoded by the coding sequence ATGCCGTGccggagggaggaggaggacgacGACGACGATGAGGCGGCGGCGgctggagaggagggggaggaggacgacgaagagggggagggggaggaagaagggagcttCCTCGTGCTACCGCGGTCGGTGACTGTCGGAGGCTCGGGGGACGTGGACCGCTTGGTGGCCCAGATTGGAGAAGCTCTGCAACTGGACGCGGCGGCACACGGGAACCGGCCCGCCCCCCAAGAGTCCCTGGCGGGCAAGCAGCCGCCTCCCCCGCCCCCGCCGCCTCCGCCACTACGGCCCCCGGTCCTGCAGCTGCTGCTGCCACCGCTACCGGGACCAGCTCCGGCGCCTCTGCAGTCCGCGGGGCCACTGCAGTGTGCGGGGTCCTGGGTGAGCGGCGTGGGCGCCACCTCGCACCCATCGCCGCAACTACTGCGGGTGTCGTCGGGTCCCTGCGCCCCGGGGAGGACCCCGAGCCGGAGCAGCGCCCCTACCCCGCACGCCTGCAAGCGGGGCTTCCCGCAGTCTCTGCCGGGCCCGTGCCGGCGCTCCTGGCTTCGGGGCACTGCCGCCTCCCGCCGCCTGCAGCAGCAGCACCAACACCACCAGTACCGAGGACAACTGGGACTCCGGGCCGGAGAGGATGACCCCCACCAGCTTCTGCAGCAGCTCGTGCTCTCGGGGAACCTCATCAAAGAGGCGGTGCGGCGAATCCATTCCCGACGATCCAGGAGGTATTTGCGGGCTCGGACCCCGATCCCCCCAGCGGCCGCCCGTCCTCCGCCTTTACCCGTAGCTGGGCCGGAGGTGGATGCAGAAGGGACGCTATCTCCCTGCTGCCCTCGACGACCGGCCTGCTCTAACCCGGAGGGCCTCCGGAGGCGGCTAGCTCACGGACTTGCAGACGGCATCCTGGTCCCAAGCAGCTAG